GTAGAGTATTGGAACCAACTCCATGACTGGCAATTTTGAAAAAACAGCAGCAGAAATAACAAGAACAAACGACCCATATCCATATAGGAGTTTAATTTTTTTGACCGTTCGTCTAGTTTCCTGAATCCACCACCGATTCTGCGAAACCTGCATTACACAACTTCatgattaagaaaaaaaataaatttgaaacttCAAGTATCAGTTGAGCCACAACGATGGAGGATAActattcatattttttattagCTTGctctattatattatattatattacaaaaTTCTAGTCACACAATTCATGAAATTTTTAGTAAAACTTCAAAATAAACTATATAAAACATGTGAAAAAATAGCTTAATTTAAATGAGAGTCTTAAATCCTATAATAAAATGTTAATTTTAAAATGaagcttattttaaaaataaagttaaaaaatggttaattttaaaatgaaacttattttaaaaataaagttaaaaAATGGTCAATATTATATCTTAAAAACTAATTGACTTGAAGACTAATTAATTCTCAAATTAATTTGTCTCTCCAGAACTAATTATAAAATGGGATGTTAGTTCTTCTGTGTACAAAATATGAATGCTAAAAGggtaaaaaaaactcaaatttatattaactTATCGATGTTTGAAACAATTtacttgactttttttttttttttttaaatttcatttaagttgttatgttattaaatatggtattcaagtaaaccctaaaaacaagttaaaaatcGACCAACCGTCTTATCCAAACTAAGTTTTTTAAgctatattttatttgttaaagatatatatatttagccatttaatttcataaaatgtATGTAGCAGAAATTTTGTAACAATATAattattaaagtattttttttaaattatttatattatatattttcataaattttaattttttaaaataataattcaattatATTGTCATACTTATGTCAGTTTGACCCAACATATTTTTTAGgtgacttataagtttaattttcaaaatatgttaTATGATTGTAACTTTTTTATTTGTTGGCTTTTAATTCGTAGtcttcaaattttttattattatcattatatttattaattataatttaatccaagaacaaaaaataaacatcctttaaattaattttaatttttgatttaaaATTATTAGCAAAAAGTCTTGGcaatttttaattgttattttagGTATTTAATTCTTGTGTTTAGTTTCTATTTTCACAATTTTTGACAGGGATCCATTTATTTGTAGAAAttatttcccatttttcattttaaattttcttacGAATTACGAGGTttcatctttttaaaaaaaaaaaattcaaattttgaactaaaaatgttaataaattttgttttgttgtgcagaacaatttctttatttctaaatttcaaaataattataaagcAAACAACTTATTTATTCAATTTTTCAATAATTATATATCAAGAACGTGAATTTTGAGATTTAAAtagaatttatataaattttttttttaaaaaaaaaacatattttgtcTAAGTCAagtaaatttaaatctaaaattcaaatttaagccCTTAAACACATGATAAGAAAtaacaaaaaaccaaaaaggtgataaaaaatattttgacaacttttctacaataaaaaattaatgaacaaagtgacattttcataattattttaagAAAAGTGAGAATAAGTTTCGCTTTACACAAGCATATGTATTTCTTTCAAAATATCATTTATTTGTATTTCTttcaaaatagaaataaaaactattttctcCAACTAAATGCCAAAGGCCTTGTTATTTTAGAAAACAAATcatatgtaaaatcaaaattttattcatttatttgaaaattttctcattttcttggcaaccaaacatgacaaaaataaaatctatcatttttttttttttttaatgaggaATTTCTACCAAGGTCAAATTAGTTTTAGCGTCATCCAATCTCAACCAATGGACGACAACAACCTCTTCAAACTTCAGAAAATCTATCTCTAATGAACTCAAAAATCAGAACTAGAGCAAACTAGATGAGCGGCCTTCGTTGGGAACCTAGAGAACATATGTAAATCCCAAATCAACCAGCCAACATTTTCAAGATTCTGATTACAAAGTTCGAACCCACTCTACCACTTTTTAAGTCCCTCAAAATGGAGAGGAAATGAAATGAATGGATTAAAGAAGATGCAAAATACCCGAAAATCAGTAACAGAAAGAAAGGAGAAATCTCACATAACATCTCCACATTAAGTAACGTGACCATGCCTGCCATAAGAAGCATATTCCTATTATAATACCAAGGAAAACACTGCTATATCAGCTGATTCCCTTTCCTTCTTTGATCCACAAaacataaaagaagaaaaagccATAAGAGAATTCTGCCAAACAACAACTGATAAATCATTTATAAACAGATTACAATCACCTTTTCATAATCCATATATCTTCCAACACTAGAATTTGCATAATAAATGCCATAATGGATTGGCCCTCCTTTGTAAAGCTTATAATATAGTACAGCATTGATTGGTTTTTTTCGCCTGCTTGTAGAACATCTGTTTCCCAAAAAATAAACAGAAAATGGTTACTGAGCAAGCTGAAAAGAGTCCCAACTCCATGACAAATATTCCAGCACTAACACAAAATAACTATGTTTCAATGTAAAAAGTGAACTTGTTCCCAACAGAGCTAAAAATGGCACTTCTACAAAAGACAAGACAAAGGACATAATGAAGATGGTTTGGACACTAGCAATATGTGGATGAGATTATGCACCTGTAGATTTTTGTTTAGCAGCAGCAGAAAGTGAGGAAATCTAGAAAAAACTCTGATCGAGGTCACAAGAAAGAACTGATGGCTTGCCAACTTCCAGATAAAATAACACATAAAAATATGGATAGTCAAGAACTGCAAGCAATTCAAGATGTTTTATTATTGGGCATGATTAAGGTTCAAACCTATAGAGTGTTGCAAGGTTGGGAAAATATCCTTCATCGTACTTGGACATTCCTTCTGGCACAATATTTGGTACCTTGGAGGAGGAAGGGGGTGGGGAAGAAGGTGGTGGCGGTGGGGAAGGAggttgaaaaggaaaaaaaggaacCATCTCTCCAGAGGGAGAAAGGCTTGACCTCATTATATATATTTCCAATCTCCCAGCTTATTTTATGCCTTCTTTTCCTATTCCATGTAAAGTGGAGAATATGTTGGAGAATATTAAGAAAAGATTCTTTCAGATGGCAGTATGATACAGAGGAAGCTTTCAAATTCTATTTAGTAAAAACAGGAGAGGTGAAACAATCACTCTTCCAATGGGGTTGTAGATCAAAAGCCTAACACATTCCAACAAGCTCTTTTGGGCAACTGGCATTAAAGGTTAATGGTGGAGATGGATCAGATTTAGAGGAAGCTATTGGAGGTTAAATACAACTTGGAGCATAATGGTGGATCACTAAGGAGACTAGAGTTGCACACAGTGAAAAGTTTGTTTCTTCCATAAAGCGGTCACTACTTCAACTCAAGTTATCAAGTCAAATTCTCCCACAACTCAAAATGCGATCAATTTTATCAAAACACTTTGCATACATACTCTATAACCAACAATaacaaacaaatatttttatcCATCCTAGCAGCCATACAAAACAAAATCTTGGACATTTGTACATTCCCAAAGTCTaaaaaatcaataataataaaaaaaaaaagcaaggtaGTACAAGCAAAAAAATGGGTAGCATGCCTCACAAAATCTAAAAAACCAGTCAGAGATGGACGTGGACAACAAAAATTACGAAAAAAATCCTCAAGGAGATATTGGTGCAGTCAATTAGTCATTAAATGTTGTGAAAATGATAAGCACATAATTCAAAGCTTTCTACAACACAAGTTTAgttaaaaaaaatcctaaaatataaatgaaatactcaggtagtaaagaaagttggtggtgggatcaaatCCAAAAAActagaaagacaaaaagaaactagtataaaacatggcaaagtTGTAGAAAATAAGAAAACTTTGACCAGTGTAAAGAGGTAaggaaaaaaatgcaaaaaaaagtcattagtgaagctaaacatagaacttatgatactttatatgcTAGACCAAATACAGGAGGAGGAGAAAgggacatttataaacttgctgaAGCTAGTGAaggaaaatgcaaagatttatgtaatgtaaaatgcataaaggAGGAGAATGATAATATCTTATCTAAAGAAGAAGacaaaagaaagatggtgaagatACTTTGATAGGTTGTTTAGTGCAAACTAGACTAAAAGCAAGAATTTGGAAGTaacaaatgagaaaaagactaaaaatcaaagatttattcgcaaaattagagtgaGTCCTTGAAGTTAGGATGAtgttaaaaaagatgaaaagtgggaaatctataggaccataTAACATACccattgaagtttggaaatgtttagagGATGAAGGAACTAATATAGTCAACTAATCTACACAACactactataaaaaaaaaaaatgctggaggaatggaggaaaaacacgtTAATAagtttatacaaaaacaaagtcgatattcaaaattgtaataactatcgcaAAATTAAGATTGTGttatatgatgaaactatggcatatgggaaagggtaattgaaaaaagaataagactagaaacgaaggttttagagaatcaatttgattttatgcttgggagatcaacaacaaaagctatttatattttaagaagattaatgaaaaagtttaaggaaaagaagaaggactagcatatgatttttattaacttaaagaaagcctatgatagagtaCATAGGGAATTTCTTTGGTGGGTTTAAGAAAAGACAGGAGTATGCAATAAATAtactgaggtcattaaggatatgtatgatagtataatgactagcattaggactgtAGGAGGAGAATCTAAAGATTTTcgaatcacaataggtgtacatctaAGTTAGAACCTTGGAGAACCGCTTTAGATTCTAAAAGTTTTAGGAAGTgtataaataaaaaagaatatatgaaatataatttcagcaACATAAGGAATATTGgaaagaagattaaacttgataatcaaaagattaatagcactagtagatctCAATATCTTGGATCTAACTAATTAAGCAAGTGGAAGGAGAAATTTAAaaggatgtaatgcataaagttaaagtagGCTGCATAAAATGGAGGAGTTCGTTAGGCATGTCATGTGACAATAAAATACCCttagaattaaaagaaaagttccATAAGACTGCTATAAGGTCAGCTACACTTTATGGTTCAGAatattgggcaactaagaaacaacacatataaaaagtaaaagttgcaaaatgtgaatgttaaggtgaatgagtggtataatattaaaaaataaattaaggaagaCGCATATATACGTAATAACTTAAGCATAGCACCAGTCAAAGACAAAATATAGGAGAAACAGCTGAGATGGTTTGGGTATTTGAAACGTAGGCCTAGTGGCGCACCCTGTGAGGAGGAGTGGGTTAATTGTTTCTAGAATgaggtaaacctaaaataacttggaatgccCTCGATTAGGTGAACTGGCagaaaaaagattcatatagccaacccaaCCTAGTGGGAATTAagttaaggcttgttgttgtagTAATATAAATGAAAGACTTCACATTTTTGGTAGAGAATTGTTTTCCCATAAAAGTGAATAAGTTTGACAAAGGTGAATTTTTGAAAGAACATCGACTACATGCAATAATCACTACAAAACAGCGATAAAATCATAAACTAGGAAGTGAACAAACGTGAGGTGCAACTAAAACTTAACATAAATTCTTATAAAATGAAATCAATATGGGATTGGAAAAGGACAAGCTTATTATAAGAGCTGCTAATGAAAGATCTGCAGAAAGCCAGAAAAAATGGTACAAAATAAGAATCTACATCTGAAAGTGGTTTGTATGCTAAAGTTAATTCCTGCTAGTCAATTATAAACCACCACTACAATGAAAACAGTTTTTGAGACAATTCAAATAATTCTCATTTTTTGGTGACTCTTTTTCAACCTCTCAGTGGACTTATGTTTCTCGTGTTTCAAAGGGGAGTGCTTCACCAATCCTCAGTGTGATTGGAAGTTTCGCTATGCTGAtgttattttttatcttttcttcttcatttgttCTTTCAGGAGGATGCCTGTCCTTCTGCACATGTTCAATTTTCTACCTCTCTTCAGTACATCcttcttttacaaaaataattatgaaacatTATCTTTTACAGATTTTAAGGACACATTCATACCCCCTAAAATCTAACACaatatattagatgaaaattttgaattaacaCAATTATGCTGGTCAGATTGCTTTAGATGAAATATAAAAACAGTGACCAAAACTGGCATACTAAGTTCGAGCTAAGGGCAGTTGGTGACCAAAACTTGTCCGACATGATTTTAGTAAAAGTGATTTGACTGTAATGACACTCTAAGTCTAAGTTTGAACTAAGGGCAGTTTTATACTTTATactataaattataaataaatgaCCTCTTTTCTAGCTCCCCCTGGAGATGAGATTCTCTAAATAATATGATGGACATTAACATAAAAACATAATGGACTGGTTTTTCACCTCATAATTTTATTGGcatcaaaacaaacaaaagaggGCATGAATATCGATTTCAATGACAACAGTCAAGATTTGGCTGCAAAATCCTAAAAGAAATGACAACAAAAAGCAAACACCAACCCCCTtcctccccccctccccccaaaaaaagaaaaaagaaacagaaaatttAAGGTAAAAAATAAGTTTAATTTTCCTACACAGACAGGTCAATAAGACAGTCACTTTGTGCCATTTGTACTACCTGTGATGCTGAACTGAGATCTGAACTCTTCTCAACTAAACTGTCCAGCTTCTCACCTCGTGCAAGCACGCTATCAATGGTTTTATGCTGTATTGAAGAGAGAAACTCATCAGAACAAAAGGAATAAAAGGAAAACAGACAGATACTTTCATCATGCATCTGCAAGTTCTAGATATAATAGTTCATCCCAGCACCCATTAGCAGGAAAAATGGTCGTGAAcataaaaaatatacaaataattaaaaaaaaattcccataaaaaattctaatatattacaaaaatttgaaaaagggttAGCATAAAGCTGCTAAAATTGAATTTGCCCAAACCAAGCCTATTTTCAACTAGGTATGGCACAGTGATCCTCCCCACAATTCTTCAAGGAAATAGAATATCTAACTCATAAAAGCCAATACAAAATCCAAACAGAAATTGAAATCTTACATCTGCACAGGCATAAAAAGCAATTAATTTTTTTGAAGTTATAAATAACAATTAAATTGGGAAATGTTCAATACTAGTTGAAAGTACTTTTTGGTACTGAAAGCAATCTACACTacttctaaaaagaaaaaaaaatgtgggcAAAGACAAAGAAAGAAACTCGTTTCGACACACTGGTCAAACTGTCGTCATGTGTTTGCAATGTTTCCATCTCTGCAGGTCTTTACAAGACAAGTTTTTACTTGCATGTTTCCTCTCCCTGAATTGGTTACCTGCAAGGGACAATCTTTCCCCATTTCCCATCAAACTTTAACCACTTGAAATCTGTCTCCGAAACTCATCCAAAATGCCCTTTCCCATCAACCATTTTACCAATTAAGTTCTCCCTCCAAAACCCATCCAAAAGGTCCCGGCCCTCCCTCTCTCTAGGAAGAGGAAGTGTGATGACAGCAAAAATTCAGGTGGCTGCAGAGTGCAGACTGAGAAACCCAGGTATTTCGATTACAATCAGTGGAAagaaaagctctctctctctctctctctcacacacacacacacacacacacacacacacatgtttaAATCTTTTATCATTAATTGCTTCATATTTATCTATACTATGCTTTGTTTTATAGGTGCAATTCTTGGTTGTTCTCTCTCCCAAGCTACCCAAATATGCAAACTGAAGAAGGGTATTCTCTTGGCATTTGCACAACCGGAAATCATGGGTGATATTTAAGCACcctgattttatttttttcatcgtCCTATTTAATTCATAATCACTAATTTATATTAGTGCCCATTGTGTGCTGATTATCTTTCCTTCTTAAgttttttgctcttttttttttcccaatatttcacaataatGAAGTACCAAAGCTTGTTGCTAAAAACATTGCTTTGTTCTTAGTTTGCGAAATTTCTTTTGTTGTTGCATGGTTGTTCACCTTATCCGTGGTTTAATCATAAAGGTTTTTGATATAGTTGGGTAGGCAGTCTGTTAGAATGTACGCAACACAACAAATTTGTTTTTGCCCCAAAGCATCAGAGACAAAAATGTGTGTGTTGCGTACGTGCACGTTTTGTGAATCTCTATATGTAAAAGCAAAGATAGTATAAATCATTTTGTGGACAACAATATCCTTTTCTTTGATAAGTAGGACAAAAATTCCAAAAGATAATAAGGTTCAACCAAATTTAGATAAGATTCTAGCATcattcaaataaacaataaacctaaatttgtgaaaaataacaATTGCTAATAAAATTATAAACCTAGAAGTACCTtacagttttaaaaaaaaaaacaaattgcattgaaatattatgtttttattgaaatattggtTCTAAGCTTTTAAAAGGCATACATGATTGTTCATCATGACAGAAGAACTCGTCATCATTTAAGGTTCTTAAAAAAGTTAGGGATTGTTTGTTTGTCAacagtaaggttgctcctttatGATTGAATTATCACGGGTTCAACCGTTCAAGTACAATGAAACAGTATCTTTGTACGAAAGCAAGTAAGACTGCATACACTATGACGACCCTCTCCCTACCTCGCAAAACAGGGAGCCTTGTTGTGCGAGGATGCcctttctatttatattgttttctAGATTCCTTATATAAATCTTGCAAAATTGGAAAATAagatggtatttttgtaattatttgaaaatataaaaatgaaaagtgaatattgttttccacaactaaacaggctGTCAGGCCCTTACGTTTTATAGAAGGTTTGAGCCACTAATTGCTTTAAGGCACTTTTTTAGCATTTGTCTTTAACCACATGCATAAGCTTATTCTATAAATCTTTTATTGTTGTgcttaatttattaaaattaggTTTCACTTTCACAATCCACTAAAACAATTCTTCAACCACAGATAACCTTGCAAGTGCATAATAAAACTTTAAACATTTCTAATAAGAAAAATCATTATAATTTATTACTAGCTTATAGGTTTTTAGCAACAAAATATGTGTAACATTTCACATGCTACAAAACATAACATCCAAAATGGTCAGAaacaaaaaatatgttttatacaaGCATGACACGTATAGGCCCAAACCAGAACCCAAAGAAGGAACAAATCAAAATGGAACCTTAAATACAATTCACATAGATACACATACacataaattataacagttatgaccttttttataaacaaagaaatATATAACTCAATACTCACAAGGATAATTTTTGTCTCATCCAACTCTCTTTGAATTTTCAATAACTTATCAGCCTCTGCTGGGTcctgcaaaaataaaaaaagaaaacagaaaaGGGGGAAGTTATTAGCTTACAACTAATCGGCATTATTTTCAAATATTGGAATAGGCATACGAGTAACATAAAAACATTGAATAAAACTAAACAATACGCTGCCTCATCGCCAGCTGAGGCAATGTAGTGGGAAACAGCGATATACCTGAAATTTGGTCAGAGCTTCATTCAGATAGGGCCAAGGTTGAGTATTATCAGCTTGCACAGTCCTCCATGAATCACCAAAATTTTTTTGATACTCATCTAGAACCTAAAAAAATAAGCATAATTTGGCTTTCAATCACAATTTTTCATCACttcatcaaaagaaatctcaTTGACTTAAACGAACACAATCTTgctatgcaaaaatattttctggcATCAAGGTACATTTAACAATCTCTTTTTAAAATTCAGGAACCAGTTTACTTGAATTCACAATGTTAACCAAGTCAAGCAGTCATCCAAGTCAACTCAAGTCATTATTCACTAAGAATAATATTTAAATCTTTTCAGGTAACTAAAACATGTGACGAAGTTATTTAAGTTGGTAACCTTTGCATTTCAAATTAAATGGCTTGTGTTAGCCAGTTTTCAACCCCTTCACGTTTCATCTCCTGACACCTCCGCAAGTATCTCCACCAAAGGATACCAAACTTCAGCATTATGATTAATGATGACAGTATGGTGACAAGAATGGTATTAAACACGAGCAGCAACATTGAGACAGTAATTTTTACTAGCCTTCTCAGGTTTGCTCAATATGCACTTCCAAATGTGGATAACCATCCCAACAACCTTGCCGTCCATATGCAACATGACCTGGTTATGCCCATGCATATGTTGTTAATCCTTCATATCTGTGTGACTAAATTCATTTTCTACACTAAATTTTTGTAAAAGTTCTATATCTAGTACATCCATAACACCAAATTACATACAGAATGATGAGATTGtgtaaaatgattaaaattcatATCAATGCATAATTTGCAACATATATTACGTAAATAATTTTGCATCGTTCAATAGACCAGCTATAACTACTAAAATAGCAGGTATTTCTATTCTAAGGAATGGCATGACCATTTAAACACTCCGGCCTGCATGTCTTAAGAAACAGCATTCACAGTctcaaataaattaaaatacagaTATTTTCTTTTTGACAAGTTAATACAGGCAAAAATCTGCCCGGGTATATATATAATGAGGTGACTAAGGTCCAAGTAAATAAACTAGCACTAATTAGAGACTCTTCCACATTTGCGTCTTGTGATTTGTGAAGAGGCATAAAATGAGTTCTGAATCAAGAATTTACCTagttaaaagttaaaacacatcACCATGGCCTTGGCTTGTCCAATATTGCTTGGTAACTAGACTGAGGCAATCAATCATCGTTTAGTTCATGAGTTTGACCCATTTTGCCAAGAAATAAACACTGATgatcaagtatttttgaagtCAAAACGCAACATATTTAACTTGCATTTCTATGAGTCCTTATTGATTCATAAAGTAATAAATTAATAGCAAAGGTTGTTTGAACGTCATCACTATCATCAAGTGTTGCTTTCATACTTTGCTTTGGTTTGCAAGCCACATTGAAAAATGTTGGTGGTAGATGAAAATTCAAAGATATTGCTTGGCCAGATATGTTAAAAACACATTTCTTAGTCCAACATATTCACTC
This window of the Malania oleifera isolate guangnan ecotype guangnan chromosome 6, ASM2987363v1, whole genome shotgun sequence genome carries:
- the LOC131157503 gene encoding VAMP-like protein YKT61 — its product is MKITALMVLKCSPDGGSNGVSDSIILANAADVSHFGYFQRSSVKEFIVFVGRTVAKRTPPGQRQSVQHEEYKVHSYNRNGICALGFMDDHYPVRSAFSLLNQVLDEYQKNFGDSWRTVQADNTQPWPYLNEALTKFQDPAEADKLLKIQRELDETKIILHKTIDSVLARGEKLDSLVEKSSDLSSASQMFYKQAKKTNQCCTIL